In Excalfactoria chinensis isolate bCotChi1 chromosome 3, bCotChi1.hap2, whole genome shotgun sequence, one DNA window encodes the following:
- the LGSN gene encoding lengsin isoform X1 has protein sequence MNKKEDVTQQTIFSSGNSEIVERADYSFVKKLKTGIDNDEVDGNNMCSFRKKKGIKGNAKHAPLLENEKIEPSLTSEISDPHCLQGTIVSSETPLHHSLQNLTNFPLIQNHREDKGSSHFGSNVKKDMSGETHDIPENAGSGKIAIEKMQERTETSGKTKLPMGVQSTSKTEKVEYTETVCEEGDSEKTEHKQEVWGRMDEENRKFHMTKMDSLESTATTQGNDTTVCFAPGISKQSLQELKKLLSEGPLPAHGPNYRGGSNGTFCQQNLKPVEKRSEKLGRPFETLSLHFGKENQKYYSFHKEGAGQQSKPLLVLSSVGSDQPQPAGGEVDQQFLKQPETSMSAESSAPEVLFDSSEDNAASSKEPDINSLGIPSLLHLFSHIEFIKQQMARDSIQFVRFESIDLHGVSRSKNVPSRFFHEKAIHGVAMPRSYLELTLNPKDNEIDYINASNFNCDIILNPDLSTFRILPWTEQTARVICDSFTVLGNPLMTSPRHVAKKQLSELQDNGFSLHSAFTYEFCIYGITEVVNSKTISFPAATILNNHDQTFIQELIEGMYCTGANIESFSSSSGPGQMEITFHPAFGIDAADSAFTFRTGIKEVAKKYSYIASFFSESGFYNSGALSHSLWDLNGQKNLFSVGYGAEELTDIGKNWLSGLLAHSAAISCLMAPTTSCRKPYSKYSKESKETVSAKWAYNDNSCAFNVKCHSGKGTRIENKLSSATANPYLVLAATIAAGLDGVKRGLKYDDTSQEENHISDLKPSSIPLKLEDALVALEKDSCIREALGETFISYFIAMKHYELETEEMDSERNKCLGYFI, from the exons accattttttcttctggaaattcAGAAATTGTAGAGCGTGCAGATTATTCCTTTGTGAAAAAGCTGAAGA ctggaatTGACAATGATGAAGTTGATGGCAACAATATGTgtagtttcagaaagaaaaagggaatcAAAGGTAACGCAAAGCATGCTCCTCTATTAGAAAATGAGAAGATTGAGCCATCTCTCACCTCAGAAATCTCAGATCCTCATTGTCTTCAAGGAACCATTGTTAGCTCAGAAACACCACTGCATCATTCTCTTCAAAACCTGACTAATTTTCCTCTGATACAAAACCACAGAGAGGACAAAGGCAGTTCCCATTTTGGCAGCAACGTGAAAAAAGACATGTCTGGGGAAACACATGACATCCCAGAAAATGCTGGCAGTGGGAAAATAGCAATagaaaaaatgcaggaaaggacagaaacaTCAGGGAAAACAAAGCTGCCCATGGGTGTACAATCcacaagcaaaacagagaaagttGAGTACACAGAAACAGTGTGTGAAGAAGGGGACAGTGAGAAGACAGAGCATAAACAAGAGGTCTGGGGCAGGATGGATGAAGAGAACAGGAAGTTTCATATGACAAAAATGGATTCTCTGGAGAGCACTGCAACCACACAAGGGAATGACACTACAGTATGTTTCGCACCTGGCATTTCTAAACAAAGTCTGCAAGAGCTGAAAAAACTTCTGAGTGAAGGCCCTCTGCCTGCTCATGGACCCAATTACAGAGGTGGGTCAAATGGCACTTTCTGTCAACAAAATTTGAAGCCTGTGGAGAAAAGATCTGAAAAACTAGGCAGGCCTTTTGAGACGCTTAGTCTCCATTTTGGAAAAGAGAATCAAAAGTACTACAGTTTTCACAAGgagggagcagggcagcagagcaAACCTCTGCTGGTCCTCAGCTCTGTGGGATCTGATCAGCCGCAACCAGCAGGAGGAGAGGTAGATCAGCAATTCCTGAAACAACCAGAAACTTCCATGAGTGCCGAAAGTTCTGCTCCTGAGGTTCTGTTTGACTCTTCTGAAGACAATGCTG CATCCAGCAAAGAACCTGATATAAACAGCCTTGGAATTCCAAGCCTCCTTCACCTGTTCTCTCACATAGAATTTATTAAGCAGCAGATGGCCAGGGACAGCATACAGTTCGTCAGATTTGAATCAATAGATCTCCATGGTGTGTCAAGATCAAAGAACGTTCCTTCTCGCTTTTTTCAT GAAAAAGCAATTCACGGTGTTGCCATGCCCAGAAGCTATCTTGAACTGACCCTGAATCCTAAGGATAATGAAATAGATTATATAAATGCAAGCAATTTTAATTGTGACATAATCCTGAATCCTGATTTATCAACGTTTCGAATTCTACCCTGGACTGAGCAGACTGCTAGAGTGATATGTGATTCCTTCACTGTACTGGGCAACCCTCTAATGACCTCACCTAGGCACGTTGCCAAGAAGCAACTGAGTGAGCTTCAGGACAATGGCTTTTCTCTACACTCTGCCTTCACTTATGAATTTTGTATTTATGGCATTACTGAGGTTGTAAATTCGAAGACAATATCCTTTCCTGCAGCAACAATACTAAATAACCATGACCAGACATTCATTCAGGAGCTCATTGAAGGAATGTATTGTACTGGGGCCAACattgaaagcttttcttcttccagtggaCCTGGACAAATGGAGATCACTTTTCATCCGGCATTTGGCATAGATGCTGCTGACAGTGCCTTCACATTTAGAACAGGCATTAAAGAGGTGGCTAAGAAGTATAGCTATATAGCTAGCTTTTTCTCAGAATCAGGATTCTACAATTCAGGGGCTCTCTCACATAGCCTGTGGGATCTGAATGGCcagaagaatttgttttctgttggttATGGAGCTGAGGAGCTCACAGATATTGGAAAAAATTGGCTGTCAGGTCTCTTGGCACACTCAGCAGCTATTAGCTGCTTGATGGCTCCTACCACCAGCTGCCGCAAACCTTATTCCAAATACAGCAAAGAATCGAAAGAGACTGTAAGTGCAAAATGGGCATATAATGATAACAGCTGTGCCTTTAATGTCAAATGTCACAGTGGAAAAGGTACTCGCATAGAGAATAAATTAAGTTCTGCTACAGCAAACCCCTACTTGGTACTTGCTGCTACTATTGCTGCAGGTCTAGATGGAGTAAAGAGAGGGCTTAAGTATGATGATACATCCCAGGAAGAAAACCATATATCTGATCTGAAACCTTCATCCATCCCTCTGAAGTTAGAAGATGCTCTTGTAGCACTTGAGAAAGATTCATGCATTAGGGAAGCACTAGGTGAAACTTTCATTAGTTATTTTATTGCCATGAAACATTATGAgttagaaactgaagaaatggaCAGTGAAAGGAACAAGTGCTTGGGGTATTTCATTTAG
- the LGSN gene encoding lengsin isoform X2, whose protein sequence is MNKKEDVTQQNTAGIDNDEVDGNNMCSFRKKKGIKGNAKHAPLLENEKIEPSLTSEISDPHCLQGTIVSSETPLHHSLQNLTNFPLIQNHREDKGSSHFGSNVKKDMSGETHDIPENAGSGKIAIEKMQERTETSGKTKLPMGVQSTSKTEKVEYTETVCEEGDSEKTEHKQEVWGRMDEENRKFHMTKMDSLESTATTQGNDTTVCFAPGISKQSLQELKKLLSEGPLPAHGPNYRGGSNGTFCQQNLKPVEKRSEKLGRPFETLSLHFGKENQKYYSFHKEGAGQQSKPLLVLSSVGSDQPQPAGGEVDQQFLKQPETSMSAESSAPEVLFDSSEDNAASSKEPDINSLGIPSLLHLFSHIEFIKQQMARDSIQFVRFESIDLHGVSRSKNVPSRFFHEKAIHGVAMPRSYLELTLNPKDNEIDYINASNFNCDIILNPDLSTFRILPWTEQTARVICDSFTVLGNPLMTSPRHVAKKQLSELQDNGFSLHSAFTYEFCIYGITEVVNSKTISFPAATILNNHDQTFIQELIEGMYCTGANIESFSSSSGPGQMEITFHPAFGIDAADSAFTFRTGIKEVAKKYSYIASFFSESGFYNSGALSHSLWDLNGQKNLFSVGYGAEELTDIGKNWLSGLLAHSAAISCLMAPTTSCRKPYSKYSKESKETVSAKWAYNDNSCAFNVKCHSGKGTRIENKLSSATANPYLVLAATIAAGLDGVKRGLKYDDTSQEENHISDLKPSSIPLKLEDALVALEKDSCIREALGETFISYFIAMKHYELETEEMDSERNKCLGYFI, encoded by the exons aacacagctggaatTGACAATGATGAAGTTGATGGCAACAATATGTgtagtttcagaaagaaaaagggaatcAAAGGTAACGCAAAGCATGCTCCTCTATTAGAAAATGAGAAGATTGAGCCATCTCTCACCTCAGAAATCTCAGATCCTCATTGTCTTCAAGGAACCATTGTTAGCTCAGAAACACCACTGCATCATTCTCTTCAAAACCTGACTAATTTTCCTCTGATACAAAACCACAGAGAGGACAAAGGCAGTTCCCATTTTGGCAGCAACGTGAAAAAAGACATGTCTGGGGAAACACATGACATCCCAGAAAATGCTGGCAGTGGGAAAATAGCAATagaaaaaatgcaggaaaggacagaaacaTCAGGGAAAACAAAGCTGCCCATGGGTGTACAATCcacaagcaaaacagagaaagttGAGTACACAGAAACAGTGTGTGAAGAAGGGGACAGTGAGAAGACAGAGCATAAACAAGAGGTCTGGGGCAGGATGGATGAAGAGAACAGGAAGTTTCATATGACAAAAATGGATTCTCTGGAGAGCACTGCAACCACACAAGGGAATGACACTACAGTATGTTTCGCACCTGGCATTTCTAAACAAAGTCTGCAAGAGCTGAAAAAACTTCTGAGTGAAGGCCCTCTGCCTGCTCATGGACCCAATTACAGAGGTGGGTCAAATGGCACTTTCTGTCAACAAAATTTGAAGCCTGTGGAGAAAAGATCTGAAAAACTAGGCAGGCCTTTTGAGACGCTTAGTCTCCATTTTGGAAAAGAGAATCAAAAGTACTACAGTTTTCACAAGgagggagcagggcagcagagcaAACCTCTGCTGGTCCTCAGCTCTGTGGGATCTGATCAGCCGCAACCAGCAGGAGGAGAGGTAGATCAGCAATTCCTGAAACAACCAGAAACTTCCATGAGTGCCGAAAGTTCTGCTCCTGAGGTTCTGTTTGACTCTTCTGAAGACAATGCTG CATCCAGCAAAGAACCTGATATAAACAGCCTTGGAATTCCAAGCCTCCTTCACCTGTTCTCTCACATAGAATTTATTAAGCAGCAGATGGCCAGGGACAGCATACAGTTCGTCAGATTTGAATCAATAGATCTCCATGGTGTGTCAAGATCAAAGAACGTTCCTTCTCGCTTTTTTCAT GAAAAAGCAATTCACGGTGTTGCCATGCCCAGAAGCTATCTTGAACTGACCCTGAATCCTAAGGATAATGAAATAGATTATATAAATGCAAGCAATTTTAATTGTGACATAATCCTGAATCCTGATTTATCAACGTTTCGAATTCTACCCTGGACTGAGCAGACTGCTAGAGTGATATGTGATTCCTTCACTGTACTGGGCAACCCTCTAATGACCTCACCTAGGCACGTTGCCAAGAAGCAACTGAGTGAGCTTCAGGACAATGGCTTTTCTCTACACTCTGCCTTCACTTATGAATTTTGTATTTATGGCATTACTGAGGTTGTAAATTCGAAGACAATATCCTTTCCTGCAGCAACAATACTAAATAACCATGACCAGACATTCATTCAGGAGCTCATTGAAGGAATGTATTGTACTGGGGCCAACattgaaagcttttcttcttccagtggaCCTGGACAAATGGAGATCACTTTTCATCCGGCATTTGGCATAGATGCTGCTGACAGTGCCTTCACATTTAGAACAGGCATTAAAGAGGTGGCTAAGAAGTATAGCTATATAGCTAGCTTTTTCTCAGAATCAGGATTCTACAATTCAGGGGCTCTCTCACATAGCCTGTGGGATCTGAATGGCcagaagaatttgttttctgttggttATGGAGCTGAGGAGCTCACAGATATTGGAAAAAATTGGCTGTCAGGTCTCTTGGCACACTCAGCAGCTATTAGCTGCTTGATGGCTCCTACCACCAGCTGCCGCAAACCTTATTCCAAATACAGCAAAGAATCGAAAGAGACTGTAAGTGCAAAATGGGCATATAATGATAACAGCTGTGCCTTTAATGTCAAATGTCACAGTGGAAAAGGTACTCGCATAGAGAATAAATTAAGTTCTGCTACAGCAAACCCCTACTTGGTACTTGCTGCTACTATTGCTGCAGGTCTAGATGGAGTAAAGAGAGGGCTTAAGTATGATGATACATCCCAGGAAGAAAACCATATATCTGATCTGAAACCTTCATCCATCCCTCTGAAGTTAGAAGATGCTCTTGTAGCACTTGAGAAAGATTCATGCATTAGGGAAGCACTAGGTGAAACTTTCATTAGTTATTTTATTGCCATGAAACATTATGAgttagaaactgaagaaatggaCAGTGAAAGGAACAAGTGCTTGGGGTATTTCATTTAG
- the LOC140249481 gene encoding LOW QUALITY PROTEIN: uncharacterized protein (The sequence of the model RefSeq protein was modified relative to this genomic sequence to represent the inferred CDS: inserted 2 bases in 2 codons) yields MKRSSAERDLCILVDNRLAKSQQCALMVKKANGILGCFXNESGQQVKGGDPPPLLCPGQASYGVLYAFLSSLIQKKTGXLLERVQQRATKMIKKLEHLSYEERLAKRLKELGLFSLGKRRMRGDLIALFQYLKGAYSESRVDLFSQVTGDRMRGNGLTLYQGKFRLDISNSFFIERVAQHWNRLPRDVFKSPSLDVFKNHLDVMLRDKI; encoded by the exons AtgaagaggagctctgcagagagagaCCTGTGtatcctggtggacaacaggttggccaagagccagcagtgtgccctgatggtcaagaaggccaatggcatcctggggtgct aaaatgaatctggccagcaggtcaagggaggtgatcctccccctctactctgccctgggcAGGCCTCATATGGAGTACTGTATGCATTTCTGAGCTCCCTGATACAAAAAAAGACTG atctcctggaaagagtccagcagagggccacaaagatgataaagaaaCTGGAGCACCTgtcttatgaggaaaggttgg CTAAgcgactgaaggaactggggctgtttagtctggggaaaaggaggatgaggggagaccttattgctctcttccaatacctaaaaggtgcttacagtgagagcagggttgaTCTCTTCTCACAGGTGACaggtgataggatgaggggaaatggcctcacattgtaccagggtaagtttaggttggatatcagcAACAgcttctttatagaaagggttgctcagcactggaataggctccccagggatgTGTTcaagtcaccatccctggatgtgtttaaaaaccatttggatgtgatgctcagggacaAGATTTAG